Proteins from one Natrinema salinisoli genomic window:
- a CDS encoding carboxylate--amine ligase — protein sequence MQRQRDDASVLVPGIDAPSTVACLRSLHPRGVRTIVGSESRSTPAATSTYRDAFVHLPDPDTELAAYGDALLSLAKQPAVRTIVPVREEDVYVLAKRRDAFADEIATPWPAFETLRRVQDRVELFDAADAAGVGVPETELLDQWDDWDREVIVKPRYTVAAPAYLGSRFDDAEIGSTEYQQPGTRPDPQAAAEKRGHVPIVQELIPDSREFGFFALYDRGEPVATFQHCQRRGWKYCGGPSAYRESVHIPELEAAGRALLDELEWHGLAMVEFLRDPADGEFKLMEINPRFWSSLPFSVRAGADFPNYYWQLATDEPITSEPTYEVGMGGHLLRGELSYLHSVVTEEYPLVDRPSFGTAAREVATSLVCHPRFDYAVADDPIPFVQDGVNLLREWFDGGSGEGAAEAEPTLEPDIETEIADDGAESAETSPAADGEPTRSAQTDGGGRSDS from the coding sequence ATGCAACGTCAGAGGGACGACGCGAGCGTGCTCGTGCCGGGAATCGACGCGCCGAGCACCGTTGCCTGTCTCCGCTCACTGCATCCGCGTGGCGTCCGAACCATCGTGGGTTCCGAGTCGCGGTCGACTCCGGCAGCCACCTCGACGTATCGCGATGCGTTCGTTCATCTGCCGGATCCGGATACGGAACTCGCTGCGTACGGGGATGCCTTGCTCTCGCTCGCAAAACAGCCGGCGGTACGGACGATCGTTCCGGTCCGTGAGGAAGACGTCTACGTTCTCGCGAAGCGCAGAGACGCGTTCGCCGACGAGATCGCGACGCCGTGGCCGGCGTTCGAGACCCTTCGACGCGTTCAGGACCGCGTCGAACTCTTCGACGCCGCCGACGCGGCCGGTGTCGGCGTCCCCGAAACCGAACTCCTCGATCAGTGGGACGACTGGGACCGGGAGGTCATCGTCAAGCCACGCTACACCGTGGCCGCGCCCGCCTATCTCGGCTCCCGGTTCGACGATGCGGAGATCGGCTCGACCGAATACCAGCAGCCTGGCACGCGACCGGACCCGCAGGCGGCCGCCGAGAAACGCGGCCACGTCCCGATCGTTCAGGAGCTGATCCCCGATTCGCGGGAGTTCGGCTTCTTCGCGCTCTACGACCGCGGCGAGCCGGTCGCGACGTTTCAGCACTGTCAACGCCGGGGCTGGAAGTACTGCGGCGGGCCCAGCGCGTACCGGGAGTCGGTTCACATTCCGGAGCTCGAGGCCGCCGGGCGTGCCCTGCTGGACGAACTCGAGTGGCACGGGCTGGCGATGGTCGAGTTCCTCCGCGATCCGGCCGACGGCGAGTTCAAGCTAATGGAGATCAACCCGCGGTTCTGGTCGTCGCTCCCGTTTTCGGTCCGTGCGGGTGCCGACTTTCCCAACTATTACTGGCAGTTGGCGACGGACGAACCGATCACGTCGGAGCCGACCTACGAAGTCGGGATGGGGGGTCATCTCCTCCGCGGGGAACTCAGCTACCTTCACAGCGTGGTCACCGAGGAGTACCCGCTCGTGGACCGGCCGTCGTTCGGAACCGCCGCGCGCGAGGTCGCTACATCGCTCGTTTGCCACCCCCGATTCGATTATGCAGTCGCGGACGATCCGATACCGTTCGTTCAGGACGGCGTGAACCTCCTGCGGGAGTGGTTCGACGGCGGGTCGGGCGAGGGAGCCGCCGAGGCCGAACCGACGCTCGAGCCGGACATCGAGACCGAGATCGCCGACGACGGGGCGGAGTCGGCCGAGACGAGTCCGGCCGCAGACGGCGAGCCGACGCGATCGGCCCAGACCGACGGCGGCGGTCGATCCGACTCGTAG
- the sppA gene encoding signal peptide peptidase SppA — protein MVSSEGIERLAVVVGGGLAFAVIGVVLFLLVPDTLSELLGVVLALVVALVGLRFASNAADSLFPTYDVAEVAVEGPISRDGGGGPLPTSPGSTPADDVVEQIDRADEDDNVRALLVKLNTPGGEVVPSDDIRLAAERFDGPTVAYATDVCASGGYWIASGCDELWAREGSIVGSIGVIGSRVNASDLAEKVGLSYERFAAGDFKDAGTPLKELEDEEREYLQGLIDDYYDTFVERVSDGRDLEPEFVRDTEARIYLGEEAHEMELVDHLGTRREIEDELADRLDTDEVRIEEFEPERPLMARVGAGAKSIAYAFGAGIAGVADERGFRLRT, from the coding sequence GTGGTCAGTAGTGAGGGTATCGAACGACTCGCGGTCGTCGTCGGCGGCGGCCTCGCGTTCGCGGTCATCGGCGTCGTCCTGTTTCTCCTCGTTCCGGACACGCTGTCGGAGCTGCTGGGCGTCGTGCTCGCGCTCGTCGTCGCCCTCGTCGGCCTGCGGTTCGCGAGCAACGCCGCCGATTCGCTGTTTCCGACCTACGACGTCGCCGAGGTCGCCGTCGAGGGGCCGATCAGTCGAGACGGCGGCGGGGGTCCGCTCCCGACGAGCCCGGGTTCGACCCCGGCCGACGACGTCGTCGAGCAGATAGATCGTGCAGACGAGGACGACAACGTCCGAGCGCTGCTGGTGAAGCTGAACACGCCCGGCGGCGAGGTCGTCCCCAGCGACGACATCCGGCTCGCGGCCGAGCGGTTCGACGGGCCGACCGTCGCCTACGCGACCGACGTCTGCGCCAGCGGCGGCTACTGGATCGCCAGCGGCTGTGACGAACTCTGGGCCCGCGAGGGCTCGATCGTCGGCTCGATCGGCGTCATCGGCTCGCGGGTCAACGCGAGCGACCTCGCCGAGAAGGTCGGCCTCTCCTACGAACGGTTCGCCGCCGGCGACTTCAAGGACGCCGGCACCCCGCTGAAGGAACTCGAGGACGAGGAACGCGAGTACCTCCAGGGACTGATCGACGATTACTACGACACCTTCGTCGAGCGGGTCAGCGACGGGCGCGATCTCGAGCCGGAGTTCGTCCGGGACACCGAGGCGCGGATCTACCTCGGTGAGGAGGCCCACGAGATGGAGTTGGTCGATCATCTCGGCACCCGTCGGGAGATCGAGGACGAACTCGCGGATCGGCTCGACACCGACGAGGTCAGGATCGAGGAGTTCGAGCCCGAGCGGCCGCTGATGGCCCGCGTCGGTGCGGGAGCGAAGAGCATCGCGTACGCGTTCGGCGCCGGTATCGCCGGTGTCGCCGACGAGCGCGGGTTCCGACTCCGGACCTGA
- a CDS encoding DUF7344 domain-containing protein: MTSDSHPEHDCVEFVQTALDWLDETDEPDASAESLDDAFALLADQRRRLLLAVMRTYGEALTLPDAAEEVAVRETGHNVTEISAERVREVYLSLYHDHLPRLVDAGLLEYDQERDLVAPDAV; encoded by the coding sequence ATGACTTCCGACTCTCACCCGGAGCACGACTGCGTCGAGTTCGTGCAGACGGCACTCGACTGGCTCGACGAGACGGACGAGCCCGACGCGTCGGCCGAATCACTCGACGACGCGTTCGCCCTCCTCGCCGATCAGCGCCGCCGGCTACTGCTGGCGGTCATGCGCACCTACGGGGAGGCGCTGACGCTCCCGGACGCGGCCGAGGAAGTCGCGGTTCGCGAAACGGGACATAACGTGACCGAGATCTCGGCGGAACGAGTCAGAGAGGTGTATCTCTCACTGTATCACGATCACCTCCCGCGGCTGGTCGACGCCGGCTTGCTCGAGTACGATCAGGAGCGGGATCTGGTCGCGCCGGACGCGGTCTAG
- a CDS encoding transcriptional regulator, whose product MREADETTRQKLADALRAEPATPSELATQFDLTPHAVVGHVEHVSQSVDGSDERLLVAPPACRECGFDDYDDLLNLPSRCPDCKSESIDEPTFTIE is encoded by the coding sequence ATGCGAGAGGCCGACGAAACGACGCGGCAGAAACTCGCCGACGCGCTTCGTGCCGAGCCGGCGACGCCCAGCGAACTGGCCACCCAGTTCGATCTCACGCCCCACGCGGTGGTCGGCCACGTCGAACACGTCTCCCAGTCGGTCGACGGATCGGACGAACGACTGCTCGTCGCGCCGCCAGCGTGTCGAGAGTGTGGATTCGACGACTACGACGACCTCTTGAACCTCCCCTCGCGGTGTCCCGACTGCAAGAGCGAGTCGATCGACGAACCCACGTTCACGATCGAGTAA
- a CDS encoding tubulin/FtsZ family protein: MKVALIGVGQAGGNVTERLARFDANMGYGAVQGALAVNSAEADLESLEFVDTQLIGADRVNGHGVGADNELGTEVMQSDIQQVLDGLDGRVTSKAEAIFVVAGLGGGTGSGGAPVLVHHLQQIYDIPVYALGVLPGRNEGALYQANAGRSLKTLLREADSTLLIDNDAWHEQGESVEGAFERINEKIAKRVGLLFASGEAVEGVGESVVDSSEVINTLRAGGVAALGYATEIASDDSSENINTAMTVSRQALLTGTSLPEATTADSALLVVAGRPDAIPRKGVEKARHWLEDETGSMQVRGGDFPIDSDRLGALVLLGGAERSDRVQSFMERAREATEEAESESTDHADQLTDDRLENLF; this comes from the coding sequence ATGAAAGTAGCCCTGATCGGAGTCGGTCAGGCCGGCGGAAACGTCACCGAACGGCTCGCCCGGTTCGACGCGAACATGGGGTACGGAGCCGTGCAGGGTGCGCTGGCCGTTAACTCCGCGGAGGCCGACCTCGAGTCGCTCGAGTTCGTCGACACGCAGCTGATCGGTGCCGACCGCGTCAACGGCCACGGCGTCGGCGCCGATAACGAACTCGGGACGGAAGTCATGCAGTCGGATATCCAGCAGGTCCTCGACGGCCTCGACGGCCGCGTCACGTCGAAGGCCGAGGCGATCTTCGTGGTCGCCGGCCTCGGCGGCGGGACGGGCAGCGGCGGTGCGCCGGTCCTCGTTCACCACCTCCAGCAGATCTACGACATCCCCGTCTACGCGCTCGGCGTGTTGCCGGGCCGCAACGAGGGGGCGCTCTATCAGGCCAACGCCGGTCGGTCCCTGAAGACGCTCCTCCGGGAGGCCGATTCGACGCTGCTGATCGACAACGACGCCTGGCACGAACAGGGCGAGAGCGTCGAGGGAGCCTTCGAGAGGATCAACGAGAAGATCGCAAAGCGGGTCGGCCTTCTCTTCGCGTCCGGCGAAGCCGTCGAGGGCGTCGGCGAAAGCGTCGTCGACTCGAGCGAAGTCATCAACACCCTCCGCGCGGGCGGCGTCGCGGCGCTCGGCTACGCGACCGAGATCGCGAGCGATGACAGCAGCGAGAACATCAACACGGCCATGACCGTCTCGAGACAGGCGCTGCTCACCGGGACGAGCCTGCCGGAGGCGACGACGGCCGACTCGGCGCTGCTGGTCGTCGCGGGCCGGCCCGATGCGATCCCGCGCAAGGGCGTCGAGAAGGCGCGCCACTGGCTCGAGGACGAGACCGGGAGCATGCAGGTCCGCGGCGGCGACTTCCCGATCGATAGCGACCGACTCGGCGCGCTGGTACTGCTCGGCGGCGCCGAACGATCCGACCGAGTGCAGTCGTTCATGGAACGGGCTCGCGAAGCGACGGAAGAGGCGGAGTCGGAATCGACCGACCACGCCGACCAACTTACCGACGACCGGCTCGAGAACCTGTTCTAG
- a CDS encoding diphthine--ammonia ligase — MSDADGAWVSLFSGGKDSSWALFRALERGLPVERLVTVHPTGDSYMYHVPATELAALAAESIGIELVDVEPDDFAADAATDSSAQGDDELEPLEAALEELARDLPGGIAGVTAGAVESEYQTSRIRGMCDRLECDLFAPLWQENPRDLADAMLEAGFEITIIQVAAHGLDESWLGRTLDREAIAELEALNDEYGVHILGEGGEFETFVVDGPHMDRRIDLEYDTEWDGTRGRLRITDAQLE; from the coding sequence ATGAGCGACGCAGACGGCGCGTGGGTGAGCCTCTTTTCGGGCGGCAAAGACTCGTCGTGGGCACTCTTCCGGGCCCTCGAGCGGGGGCTCCCGGTCGAACGCCTCGTCACCGTCCACCCGACCGGCGACTCGTACATGTACCACGTGCCCGCGACGGAGCTGGCCGCGCTGGCGGCCGAGAGCATCGGGATCGAACTGGTCGACGTCGAACCCGACGACTTCGCGGCCGACGCGGCGACCGACTCGAGCGCGCAGGGCGACGACGAACTCGAGCCCCTCGAGGCGGCGCTCGAGGAGCTCGCTCGCGACCTCCCGGGCGGTATCGCCGGCGTCACGGCGGGGGCCGTCGAGAGCGAGTACCAGACGAGCCGGATTCGGGGGATGTGCGACCGCCTCGAGTGCGACCTGTTCGCCCCGCTCTGGCAGGAGAACCCCCGCGATCTGGCCGACGCGATGCTCGAGGCGGGGTTCGAAATCACCATCATTCAGGTCGCAGCGCACGGACTGGACGAGTCGTGGCTCGGCCGAACGCTCGATCGGGAGGCGATCGCGGAACTCGAGGCGCTCAACGACGAGTACGGCGTCCACATTCTGGGTGAGGGCGGCGAGTTCGAAACGTTCGTGGTGGACGGGCCGCACATGGATCGTCGGATCGATCTCGAGTACGATACGGAATGGGACGGGACGCGGGGGCGGTTGCGGATTACGGATGCGCAGTTGGAGTAG
- a CDS encoding DUF373 family protein gives MTTLVVCLDRTDDVGRKTGLRSPVVGWEAVRALVTDVGLADPEDSGVNTLLESLRVAQNLRDESEEVVVAVVSGDHESMVSADRAVAEQLDDLIADYEPESAIVVTDSAEDERLIPIVESRVRVDSVDRVVVRQARDIESTYYLLKQFLADEELRQTVLVPIGLTLLVFPLLATTVGPATGAAAITTVIGLFLLYKGFNVDEILARLAHQTQESLYSGQVSVVTYVVAAGLTFVGLFVGALGVSNVGETPGVVIPATRFAFDSIPWLAMAALTASAGRLLDEAISDEPIRTSFLNLPFIVVAVSLVVRGFSAYFLEQQDAIEPFIVPAHTLWVLSNERFAMGAGQRLALFVITAIVVSLVGARIASSLSGQRDDLDRADGGAPSDTGADREPEATADATGTPDSEPAADRTDPELTDGGADAGTNLDSSEEHTP, from the coding sequence GTGACAACGCTGGTCGTCTGCCTCGACCGGACCGACGACGTGGGCCGCAAGACCGGCCTCCGCTCGCCCGTCGTCGGCTGGGAGGCAGTCCGCGCGCTCGTGACCGACGTCGGCCTCGCGGATCCGGAGGACTCGGGCGTCAATACCCTGCTCGAGTCGCTACGGGTCGCCCAGAACCTGCGCGACGAGAGCGAAGAGGTCGTCGTCGCGGTGGTCTCGGGGGACCACGAGTCGATGGTGTCGGCCGATCGGGCGGTCGCCGAACAGCTCGACGATCTCATCGCCGACTACGAACCGGAGTCGGCGATCGTGGTAACGGACAGCGCGGAGGACGAACGGCTGATCCCGATCGTCGAGAGCCGCGTCCGCGTCGACTCCGTCGATCGCGTCGTCGTCCGGCAGGCCCGCGATATCGAATCGACGTACTACCTGCTCAAACAGTTCCTCGCGGACGAGGAGCTCCGGCAGACGGTGCTGGTCCCGATCGGGCTGACCCTGCTCGTTTTCCCGCTCCTCGCAACCACCGTCGGGCCCGCGACGGGCGCAGCCGCGATCACCACCGTCATCGGCCTGTTCCTGCTCTATAAGGGCTTCAACGTCGACGAGATCCTGGCCAGACTGGCCCACCAGACCCAGGAATCGCTGTACTCCGGGCAGGTATCGGTCGTCACCTACGTCGTCGCCGCCGGACTGACGTTCGTCGGACTGTTCGTGGGCGCGCTCGGCGTCTCGAACGTCGGGGAGACGCCCGGCGTGGTGATCCCCGCGACCCGGTTCGCCTTCGACAGCATCCCCTGGCTCGCGATGGCCGCGCTGACCGCCAGCGCCGGTCGACTGCTCGACGAGGCGATCAGCGACGAGCCGATCCGAACCTCGTTCCTCAACCTGCCGTTCATCGTCGTCGCCGTCAGTCTGGTCGTTCGCGGCTTCTCCGCGTACTTCCTCGAGCAACAGGACGCGATCGAGCCGTTCATCGTCCCGGCCCATACACTCTGGGTCCTCTCGAACGAGCGGTTCGCGATGGGTGCCGGCCAGCGACTCGCGCTGTTCGTCATCACCGCGATCGTGGTGAGTCTGGTCGGTGCCCGGATCGCGTCCTCGCTCAGCGGCCAGCGCGACGACCTCGACCGTGCCGACGGCGGGGCACCGTCCGACACCGGTGCCGACCGCGAACCCGAGGCCACCGCCGACGCGACCGGGACGCCCGACTCCGAGCCAGCAGCGGACCGGACCGACCCCGAGCTCACGGACGGCGGTGCCGACGCGGGCACGAACCTCGACTCGTCCGAGGAGCACACCCCCTGA
- a CDS encoding DUF5791 family protein, with product MFYEQRMTVPGSPADLRAEYEDDLAAIVDDRGAAAVAAETDVDRETLESLTAGDSPDLALEDAARIQSLAEGEPDPETMVTMALEHLLLGMSTAVLDVDAVETELEIDLDAKEVHQKIEGRAPMSFDEFVHIQYVIADGAP from the coding sequence ATGTTCTACGAACAGCGGATGACCGTCCCCGGCTCCCCCGCCGATCTCCGGGCCGAGTACGAGGACGATCTCGCAGCGATCGTCGACGACCGCGGCGCCGCGGCCGTCGCAGCCGAAACCGACGTCGATCGGGAGACGCTCGAGTCGCTCACCGCGGGCGACTCCCCCGATCTCGCACTCGAGGACGCGGCCCGGATCCAGTCGCTCGCCGAGGGCGAGCCCGATCCGGAGACGATGGTCACGATGGCCCTCGAGCACCTGCTCCTCGGGATGTCGACGGCGGTGCTCGACGTCGACGCCGTCGAGACCGAGCTCGAGATCGATCTGGACGCGAAGGAAGTCCATCAGAAGATCGAGGGACGAGCGCCGATGTCGTTCGACGAGTTCGTCCACATCCAGTACGTGATCGCGGACGGGGCTCCCTGA
- a CDS encoding sugar phosphate nucleotidyltransferase: protein MKAVVLAGGYATRMWPITKHRPKMFLPIGESTVIDRIFTELEADDRIEEVYVSTNERFAPDFEAHLADSEFDKPRLSVEETTEEDDKFGVVGALAQLIDRENVDEDLLVIAGDNLISFDVSDFLDYFQDRDAPTLAAYDVGSREKAKSYGLVELEGDRVVDFQEKPDDPKSTLVSIACYAFPEESLDLLPTYLEDGNNPDEPGWFVQWLQNREDTYAYTFEDAWFDIGTPESYLDAVAWHLDGESLVADSATLEDATIGDNVHVMDGATLEGTDLDHTVIFSDATVRNGDIRRSIIDRGTHIEDLDLAGALIGAHTTITNGTDE from the coding sequence ATGAAGGCCGTCGTCCTCGCAGGCGGGTACGCGACGCGAATGTGGCCGATTACCAAACACCGGCCCAAGATGTTCCTCCCAATCGGTGAATCGACCGTCATCGATCGCATCTTCACGGAACTCGAGGCTGACGACCGAATCGAGGAGGTCTACGTCAGCACGAACGAGCGGTTCGCCCCCGACTTCGAGGCCCACCTCGCCGACAGCGAGTTCGACAAGCCCCGGCTCTCCGTCGAGGAGACGACCGAGGAAGACGACAAGTTCGGCGTCGTCGGCGCGCTCGCACAGTTGATCGACCGCGAGAACGTCGACGAGGACCTGCTGGTCATCGCCGGCGACAACCTGATCAGTTTCGACGTGTCCGACTTCCTCGACTACTTCCAGGACCGCGATGCGCCCACCCTCGCCGCCTACGACGTCGGCTCCCGCGAGAAGGCCAAGTCCTACGGGCTCGTCGAACTCGAGGGCGACCGCGTCGTCGACTTTCAGGAAAAACCCGACGACCCCAAGAGCACGCTCGTCTCGATCGCCTGCTACGCGTTCCCCGAGGAGTCGCTCGACTTGCTGCCGACCTACCTCGAGGACGGCAACAACCCCGACGAACCGGGCTGGTTCGTCCAGTGGCTGCAGAACCGCGAGGACACGTACGCCTACACGTTCGAGGACGCGTGGTTCGACATCGGAACCCCCGAAAGTTACCTCGATGCGGTCGCCTGGCACCTCGACGGGGAATCGCTGGTCGCCGACTCGGCCACGCTCGAGGACGCCACGATCGGGGACAACGTCCACGTGATGGACGGCGCGACGCTCGAGGGCACCGACCTCGACCATACGGTCATCTTCTCGGACGCGACGGTCCGGAACGGCGATATCCGTCGCTCGATTATCGACCGAGGAACCCACATCGAGGACCTGGACCTCGCGGGGGCGCTCATCGGAGCCCACACGACGATCACGAACGGAACGGACGAGTAG
- a CDS encoding coiled-coil protein, with protein MVDESKNIELTEDDLENKSKGQLIKMAGQLRDRRNELNQMASDRASKRDDLNAKTREKVDEAQEHREKRDELNEKVQEHKESRNELNAEANELFDKVEQLKSDMELDEGKDLEELESEIEDLEFKQQTEVLSSEEEKELIEKIEGKREEYEERKQKLDQNEDLEELVEEAEEVRSDASQHHQKVTELADKAQEHHNQMIEAYREADDIRDEADEMHEKFVEAQEAADRHHEDFVRVQKRLRELDKKEEEERKSERDKKKEEAKEEAEEIYQKFKEGETLETEDLMKLQKTGLL; from the coding sequence ATGGTAGACGAATCGAAAAACATCGAACTGACAGAGGACGACCTAGAAAACAAATCGAAAGGACAGCTCATCAAAATGGCCGGGCAACTGCGAGACCGGCGAAACGAGCTGAACCAGATGGCTTCCGACCGCGCTTCCAAGCGCGACGATCTCAACGCGAAGACTCGCGAGAAAGTCGACGAAGCCCAGGAGCACCGCGAGAAACGCGACGAGCTCAACGAGAAGGTCCAGGAGCACAAGGAGAGCCGCAACGAGCTCAACGCCGAAGCCAACGAGCTCTTCGACAAAGTCGAGCAGCTCAAATCGGACATGGAGCTCGACGAGGGCAAGGACCTCGAGGAGCTCGAGTCGGAGATCGAAGACCTCGAGTTCAAACAGCAGACCGAGGTCCTCTCGAGCGAGGAAGAAAAGGAGCTCATCGAGAAGATCGAGGGAAAGCGTGAGGAGTACGAGGAGCGCAAGCAGAAGCTCGATCAGAACGAGGACTTAGAGGAGCTCGTCGAGGAAGCCGAGGAAGTGCGATCGGACGCCTCCCAGCACCACCAGAAGGTCACGGAACTCGCCGACAAGGCCCAGGAACATCACAACCAGATGATCGAGGCCTATCGAGAGGCCGACGACATCCGCGACGAGGCCGACGAGATGCACGAGAAGTTCGTCGAGGCTCAGGAGGCGGCCGACCGCCACCACGAGGACTTCGTCCGCGTCCAGAAGCGCCTGCGCGAACTGGACAAGAAGGAAGAAGAGGAGCGCAAGTCCGAGCGGGACAAGAAGAAAGAGGAGGCCAAAGAAGAGGCCGAGGAGATCTACCAGAAGTTCAAGGAAGGCGAAACCCTCGAGACCGAGGACCTGATGAAGCTTCAGAAGACGGGACTGCTCTAA
- a CDS encoding glycoside hydrolase family 2 produces the protein MTDEWTGGIVTDRGGDGPPTVEEWVPVSGPERPSGFGDEGTIAYRTTVADPRDDETDRALLELRGVSGRAEIWLNGTRLGTHDSPVVPGRFEFDPCSENELLLVCERPESFAGIDETDAVPDHFGTPGIRWGIEVESRPRSFIRRFDVQPRLGTDSESDASADASTASAANAAADGAGAAIDVTLEIDAGAAIDDAVTLSLRPEGFRGGAAMERVPVTAKAGERVTVSRTLSVREPSLWWPREYGPQDRYTVRAKLGGDSAERTVGLRHVEREEDGLLVNGRRVRARGFTRLPGGDPEADVRRAVDANATLLRARAHVPPRSFYEACDEAGILVWQDLPASGSELPVERGTELATALAETYGHHPSLAMYGVQDRPTDPYAEPLGSGLLAKLAVRYRAWRTSVDHDPAADVADAFPGDLPVVPVTGPPGTDPDAAHLFPGWRYLAAGDVDWLLETYPSLGDVVGGFGAGSLTDDDADPATIPGLEPALLERQAGTGGITPESSQASQADTLKTVAEALRRRESGIFAASTLRDTAPGGGMGVYTIDGDSKPASEAIAQSYEPIQAVLDGPTSPGTVGITLCNDTRDTLEAIVGWRAGDETDTERVSVDPLETVPAGTARIPRDAERVDLEVAVDDRTIRNRYDL, from the coding sequence ATGACTGACGAGTGGACTGGGGGGATCGTCACGGACCGCGGGGGTGACGGGCCGCCGACCGTCGAGGAGTGGGTCCCGGTTTCGGGCCCCGAACGACCGTCGGGATTCGGTGACGAGGGGACGATCGCGTATCGAACGACGGTCGCGGATCCGCGGGACGACGAGACCGACCGCGCGCTGCTCGAACTCCGCGGGGTCTCCGGCCGCGCGGAGATCTGGCTGAACGGCACGCGGCTGGGGACCCACGACTCACCCGTCGTCCCGGGCCGGTTCGAGTTCGACCCCTGCTCCGAGAACGAACTGCTACTCGTCTGCGAGCGGCCCGAGTCGTTCGCCGGAATCGACGAGACCGACGCGGTTCCGGACCACTTCGGAACGCCGGGGATCCGGTGGGGTATCGAGGTCGAGTCGCGCCCGCGGAGCTTTATTCGGCGATTCGACGTCCAGCCTCGCCTGGGAACGGATTCCGAATCGGACGCGAGCGCGGATGCGTCCACGGCCTCGGCCGCGAACGCGGCGGCGGACGGTGCGGGTGCTGCGATCGACGTCACGCTCGAGATCGACGCGGGGGCGGCGATCGACGACGCGGTGACGCTGTCGCTTCGGCCCGAGGGGTTTCGCGGCGGTGCCGCCATGGAACGCGTCCCAGTCACGGCCAAAGCGGGCGAACGGGTGACGGTATCGAGGACGCTCTCGGTCAGGGAGCCCTCGCTGTGGTGGCCTCGGGAGTACGGTCCCCAGGATCGGTACACGGTGCGGGCGAAACTCGGCGGCGATAGCGCCGAACGAACCGTCGGACTCCGCCACGTCGAGCGCGAGGAGGACGGTCTCCTGGTCAACGGTCGGCGTGTCCGAGCCCGCGGATTCACGCGGTTGCCCGGCGGCGATCCCGAGGCGGACGTTCGTCGGGCTGTCGACGCGAACGCGACGCTGCTTCGGGCGCGCGCACACGTCCCACCGCGATCGTTCTACGAGGCCTGCGACGAGGCCGGGATCCTCGTCTGGCAGGACCTGCCCGCCAGCGGATCGGAGCTTCCGGTCGAGCGGGGGACGGAACTGGCGACCGCTCTCGCCGAGACGTACGGTCACCATCCCAGTCTCGCGATGTACGGCGTACAGGATCGGCCGACGGACCCGTACGCGGAGCCCCTCGGAAGCGGTCTGCTCGCGAAACTCGCCGTTCGGTATCGGGCGTGGCGGACGTCGGTCGACCACGATCCCGCCGCGGACGTCGCCGACGCCTTCCCCGGCGACCTGCCGGTCGTCCCGGTGACGGGTCCGCCGGGAACCGACCCCGACGCCGCCCATCTCTTTCCCGGCTGGCGGTATCTCGCTGCCGGGGACGTCGACTGGCTGCTCGAGACCTATCCGTCGCTCGGCGACGTCGTCGGCGGCTTCGGTGCCGGCTCGCTGACCGACGACGACGCCGATCCGGCGACGATTCCCGGGCTCGAGCCGGCGCTGCTCGAACGGCAGGCGGGCACTGGCGGGATCACACCCGAATCCTCACAGGCGTCACAGGCCGACACGCTCAAGACGGTCGCGGAGGCGCTTCGCCGGCGAGAATCCGGCATCTTCGCGGCGTCGACGCTCCGAGATACCGCGCCGGGCGGTGGGATGGGAGTCTACACTATCGACGGCGATTCGAAACCGGCGTCGGAGGCGATCGCACAGTCCTACGAGCCTATTCAGGCCGTTCTCGACGGGCCGACGAGCCCCGGAACGGTCGGCATCACCCTCTGCAACGACACCCGCGATACGCTCGAGGCGATCGTCGGCTGGCGGGCCGGCGACGAGACGGACACCGAACGGGTGAGCGTCGACCCGCTCGAAACCGTCCCCGCCGGAACGGCGCGGATTCCCCGGGACGCAGAGCGAGTCGACCTCGAGGTGGCGGTCGACGATCGGACGATTCGCAATCGATACGATTTATAA